One region of Chlamydia psittaci 6BC genomic DNA includes:
- a CDS encoding DUF5422 family protein, translating to MNCREVCKESLQIYFDSTFPERVVARRCQNKAQQYPKTAMAIEVLASVVFGTIKIITFPLLTFSNLISLPLTFMVSSLRSRDCSQALSYFNAWVMSLLISAMIIGAIFGLVMISPQVVFFMIGVFGALGASATLLNIHRGLFPVKSLQTQEIKRTASLEESPSSPSIAELSPTLNRQNSSEVANLDT from the coding sequence ATGAATTGTCGTGAAGTTTGTAAAGAGAGCTTACAGATTTATTTCGATTCTACTTTTCCTGAGAGGGTTGTCGCGCGTCGTTGTCAAAATAAAGCTCAGCAATATCCAAAAACCGCCATGGCCATTGAAGTTCTCGCCTCTGTTGTTTTTGGTACAATTAAAATTATTACTTTCCCCCTATTGACATTCTCAAACTTAATCTCACTCCCTCTTACCTTTATGGTCTCATCCCTCCGCTCAAGAGACTGCAGCCAAGCTCTTTCTTATTTCAATGCTTGGGTGATGAGTTTGTTAATTTCTGCAATGATCATTGGGGCGATTTTCGGTTTGGTGATGATCTCTCCGCAAGTAGTTTTCTTTATGATTGGTGTTTTCGGAGCCTTGGGTGCCAGCGCTACTCTTTTAAACATTCACCGGGGATTATTTCCTGTAAAATCTTTACAAACTCAAGAGATTAAAAGAACTGCAAGCTTAGAAGAAAGCCCTTCTTCTCCATCCATAGCAGAACTCTCGCCGACACTTAACCGGCAAAATTCTTCTGAAGTTGCGAACCTCGATACGTAA